One Coffea eugenioides isolate CCC68of chromosome 2, Ceug_1.0, whole genome shotgun sequence genomic window, atcttactattgaacttttcaatgattaaccTTAGGCTTACACTTACAACGcattgattgaacataaacatatatatatatatatatatattcaatgttttcaattccaaagcaattgccattgaactttgtgttaattagaagcttactatcacttacaagatcttactattgaacttttcaatgattaaccTTAGGCTTACACTTACAACGcattgattgaacataaacatatatatatatatatattcaatgttttcaattccaaagcaattgccattgaactttgtgttaattagaagcttactatcacttacaagatcttactattgaacttttcaatgattaaccTTAGGCTTACACTTACAACGcattgattgaacataaacatatatatatatatattgaatgttttcaattccaaagcaattgccattgaactttgtgttaattagaagcttactatcacttacaagatcttactattgaacttttcaatgattaaccTTAGGCTTACACTTACAACGcattgattgaacataaacatATAGTATGATCGGTTTGATCGATTTGATCGTGCTTGATCGGTTCGATCGTGTCTCCTTTTCACTTTGAAGGATAATCTAAAATTGtgactaaaccgattaaattcGATCAAAGATCAGTTGGATTAGAAAGCTCAATCGGAATTAACTTTTTGTATTGTTATtggttttaaaaataattttttcatggtattaaaaaattatttaagaaatttatagattaaagtttcaaaatatttcTATTGATAAAAAATTAGACCTCGGGTTATTGGGAAAAAGAATTGGCCATAATATAATGATTCACAAATGTAATATTACAGCTTACAATTAATGGAATTGCTTATAAAATAATGACCAGTATTTATGCAGCCCATTGGGCTCTTAAAATGAGTAATGGGTTCCTTGGAAAGTTGGATAGTTTTATGTTTGGTCTGAAATGATTTGCACATTCCGTACGTTGCCAatcatcttcttctccccaaATCATAGCCTCGATTGCCAATTGTTGTCATGccattaaaagaaaaatcattccaATACCATTTTTATGAATAAGACTGACGATTACTAACCAAGACTAGAAATCCAAAAACTAGACCATAGGAGTATCAATGAAAGAAAGGCCTTAAAGAGACAAATTAATACACTAGTTTTAACTAATAGCACCAAGTCTTTTATCACATCTGTCAGAAGGCTTAACATGACACCGAGAGCACTAAACTCAAAGCTTTGTAAATGCCTTCAAAACTAAGAATGTCGGTCATAttagtaaaatacaaaaaaaaatgattaaaaccaTCGACAAAAGGAAATAAAGCCTAGGCCTAGCAATTAAAACAGAGAAGAATAGGGCCAGTAAGCTTCAAAGCTATAAAAGATTctaaatcaaattatattggGACAAATCAACTTCAATCCCAAGTCCATTCTTACGAACCCAACTAATTTCCTCATTTTCATTCTCAACAACAGGATTGCCAACATCACTTTGCAAATATGTGTCAACATCCATAGTTGTGCCCATGTTATATCCAGCTCTTGCAGTGGTAGAGATAACCACTTGCCAATCCTTATCAGTTGGATCTTCCACATAAAAAACTTGTGATGCTTGTGAAGCGAGTATAAATGGCTCAACATGAGGCCTCACGTTTgcaaaattgactaaagtaaACCCATTAGCATCTTGTTTCATTCTCGAACCATTTGATATCCAATCACATTCGAATAACACCACCCGATGACCTCCGTAAATTAATTCAATCATATTTTTCAAGACGCCGAAGTAAACtagttcactcaaaactggattttgatccCTTATACTTGCAAAACTGGATGTTGTTGCATTGACTGTAACACCACTATTctgcgtttttcttttcttctcaacttCTTTGGTGTGAAACCGAAATCCATTAACAACAAACCTGTCATGTTGGATTCCAACAACATCTGGACCTTTAGCAAGGAACCTCAACTCTCTCAACACCGAAACATTTTGAGGAAGTTCTAACTTGTCaatctgtaaaaaaaaaaagagtaaataaataaataaaaaaaagatgaaactaTATTTGAAGTCCTACAATTCAAATTGTACTTAATATTCAGAATTTTACTTACATGTTCAGCAAACCAACATGCAAAATTTTCGCTGTGCAAGCGCTCTTTTAGATGCTGTGGAATTTGAGGATGTCATTCTTCTATCAATATACGATGCTGCCTAGAAGTACATGAGTCAAAATTGTAATCATGCATTGAAttctacaataaaattttaatgcatCAAGTTGTAGTTGAACTTACTCTATGTAAGGTGTGACAGCatcacaattaaataaaatatactgATGTGCTTTACTCAAGATATGAGCATCAAAGACTGTTGGCTTGCCCCTCCCCAAAGGATGTCCTGATTCAGAGAATATatctaaaccatcttcaatttccttatgtacttcttcatttctgcttgGACGATTGAATTTTGTCTCAACATAGTCCGCAAGATACAATGAGCAAAAGTTAATGCATTCTTCTGCCAAGTACCCTTGAGCAATCGAACCTTCAGGCCTACTTTTATTTCGAACATAAGATTTTAATGTTCCTAAGTACCTAAAGTATCATCATTCCAACCTCTCTAATTAGTTCCACAAatcaaagaaagcaaaaaaggaATAAACATTTAAGGCATAATGAGAATTACAAGCAGTACCTCTCTATAGGATACATCCAACGATAATACACCGGGCCACCTAATTTCACTTCAGTTGCCAAATGAACAACTAAATGCACCATGACATCGAAGAAGGTTGGTGGGAAGCATTTCTCAAGATCGCAGAGTATGACGGCAATTTCACTTTCCAAACGAACCACATCTTGAGGACaaataactttagaacaaaGCTGCCTGAAATATCTACTCAATCGAATCAAAGGATAGCGCACTGATTTTGGCAAAGTCTTTCTCAAAGCTATAGGCATCAATTGCTGCATTAGGATATGATTATCATGACTTTTAAGCCCTGAAATTCTTGGTGGTTTTACTCGAACGCATCTTGAGACATTAGCTGCATAACCATCTGGAACTTTCACTTTTTTTAGCACATTGCAAAACatagttttctgttttttatcCATTGCAAAGGAAGATGGAGGTAAGTACACCTTTCCAGGTTCTGTCTCAATGGGATGCAGCTCTTTTCTTATTCCCATTTCTCTCAAATCACGGCGGGAATTATAATGGTCCTTTGCTTTATCCTCAATATCCAGCAATATCCCCCAAATATTTTCACAAACATTCTTCTCAATGTGCATGAAGTCAAGATTGTGTCTTAAGACATTATCTTTCCAATATggcaattcaaagaaaatactcCTCTTTTTCCAATTGAAAGGCAGCTTCGGATTACCTTTCACAAGTTTTCCAAATTAATTTGCAAGTCTCCCAATTCACTCACAATCATATCCCCGGTTTGCAAAGGTGGTCGCTTTCCATGTTCTTCGGTGCCATCAAAGAATTGGGCTTGCTTTCTAAATTTATGCTTACTATCTAAGAATCTCCGATGACCCATATAGCAATATTTGAAACTATGAGTCAACCGTCGTGCATGAGTGAACTTGTGACAAACAGGACAAGCATATTCACCTTTAGTGCTCCAGCCAGATAACATTGCATATCCAGGGAAATCACTAATGGTCCACAACAGAGCTAcatgcaattgaaaattttctttttgggatgCATCATAAGTTTGAATGCCAAAATCCCACAATTCGGTCAATTCTTTAACTAGAGGCTGTAGATAAACATCAATATTATTCCCAGGAGAGAATGGTCCGGGTATTAACAAGGACAACATGAAGTACGGTTGCTTCATACACATCCACGGAGGTAAGTTATATGGTATTAAAACTACAAGCCAAGTACTGTGTGTAGAACTCATGTTGTTGAATGGATTAAACCCGTCAGATGCCAACCCCAATCTAACATTTCGACAATCCTTAGCAAATTCTGGATGTAGATGGTCAAAAGTTTGCCAAGCTGGAGAATCAGCTGGATGTCTCATACAACCATCTTTTGTACGTTTTTCCTCATGCCATCTCatttgagatgcaattttagaagacataaatagTCTTTGTAATCTAGGTTTTAAGGGAAAATGCCACAACactttttgaggaattttccttttttccccaGTTGGATCATTTTCTGAAGCAACCCACCTAAGCTCGTTACATGTTTCGCATGAAGTCCTTTTCTCAGCACTACCCCAATAAAGAGAACAATCATTAGGACATGCATCGATCTTTTCATAACCCAACCCCAATGTATTCATCAATTTCTCAGCCTCATAGTAAGAAGACGGCAAATTAGTCATGGCCTCTGGAAATGCTTCTCTCAACAGCTCAACAAGCATATTAAAAATCTTGTTACTCATCTTACCCAGGCATTTTAGGTGAAGCAAACGAATAATGAAAGACAATTTCGAGAAATTTTTGCAACCCCTGTACAAATCCTGTTGAGAATCATCAatcaatttgtaaaatttttcagCCTCTGAAACAGGAATGTCCCCTTCTCTATTCAATTCATTTGTTCCATGTGGTATCCCAAATACATCATGGACCAAGTCTTGCATGTCATTAGTCCCATTTGAAACCCCAGTTGATGTATTTTCAGAATTAGATGTGGCTTCATTGTAGTTTGAAAGTTCTCCATGTGCTATCCAATTATTATAACCCTTGATAAATCCTACCACTTTCAAATGATCATATGCTTCCATTTTTGTCACACAAACACCCATGCCGCAATCTTTGCAAGGACACAAAATCTTTCCGTCACAACTTGATCTAGAAAATGCAAAGTTTAGAAACATTTGAAGTCCTGTCTCGTACTTTTCACTTGTTCTTGGAAAATCCATCCATCTTTTATCCATACTTTGAATATAAATAAATGTCCTCCAACAAGCTTCCAAGAGCATGCAAACAACAACTACACATTAGTACTTAGAAAACTAGACAAATCCCATAAAATCATTGAGAATAACAAGCGCCCTGATTTTTTAAACTCAGGCCATGGCTTACAAGTCCCTAATTTCAAGTTCAAGAATTTACAGTCTACTAAATAAAGCAGCCCAGCAAATAAAGGAAATcaacaaaatgcaaaatttctcAACAATCTGTAAAAACAGAATTTGCAAGCAAGCGGATAGAAATTTTATTTACCTAATACCAGAACAAAGCCCTTCGTACCAACTCCTGCACTCGCGTCTTCGCAAAACTCCTAACTTCAATCTGAAATGTCAAAGGTTAAACAAACACATGAGCATGAAGACTAAAGGTGAAATTCAAGAATCTTACTAAATTTCCATCAAAGTATAGATACATCTCTGGTGTGTAGTGAAAtgtgaaagaaagaagagaatctatctagctttttattttatactCATAATCTTTTTTTGGTCCCAGGAGTACAATTTCATGCACATAATCATAAAAATCAAGTCAACTGTGGGAGCAGAAAAGGAAATTAAACATTCTCCTCATTGTTGATTCATTCCCTGATCAGCTGACTACATACAAGAAATAGAAGTCATGAAAACTTTGCCCAGCTCTTCCTCTTGATTATTGAGTGGAGTGCAA contains:
- the LOC113759895 gene encoding uncharacterized protein LOC113759895, with the protein product MGVCVTKMEAYDHLKVVGFIKGYNNWIAHGELSNYNEATSNSENTSTGVSNGTNDMQDLVHDVFGIPHGTNELNREGDIPVSEAEKFYKLIDDSQQDLYRGCKNFSKLSFIIRLLHLKCLGKMSNKIFNMLVELLREAFPEAMTNLPSSYYEAEKLMNTLGLGYEKIDACPNDCSLYWGSAEKRTSCETCNELRWVASENDPTGEKRKIPQKVLWHFPLKPRLQRLFMSSKIASQMRWHEEKRTKDGCMRHPADSPAWQTFDHLHPEFAKDCRNVRLGLASDGFNPFNNMSSTHSTWLVVLIPYNLPPWMCMKQPYFMLSLLIPGPFSPGNNIDVYLQPLVKELTELWDFGIQTYDASQKENFQLHVALLWTISDFPGYAMLSGWSTKGEYACPVCHKFTHARRLTHSFKYCYMGHRRFLDSKHKFRKQAQFFDGTEEHGKRPPLQTGDMIVSELGDLQINLENL